One window of Daphnia carinata strain CSIRO-1 chromosome 7, CSIRO_AGI_Dcar_HiC_V3, whole genome shotgun sequence genomic DNA carries:
- the LOC130685891 gene encoding ubiquitin-like modifier-activating enzyme 1, translated as MSTAEVDPSPSSPSPAAKRRKLEDKNGNSSNGSNHHLKENQQQPKMAGNGNIQTIDESLYSRQLYVLGHEAMQRMATSDVLISGLGGLGVEIAKNIILGGVKSVTLHDSSVCKASDLSSQFYVSEADMEKNRAEVSHKSLAELNQYVPVETYTGELNKEFLKKFRVVVLTNSNLEEQLRVSEIVRSFGNALIVAKTQGLFAQVFCDFGEDFTIIDTTGENPVSAMIAGVTREETSVVTCLDETRHGLEDGDYVTFSEVQGMVELNACEPRKIKVLGPYTFSIGDTSAFNDYVRGGVVSQVKMPKQIHFKPLPDALQEPEFLMTDFGKFDRPPQLHLAFRTLDAYVKKEGRLPAPWSCKDSQQFVDLAKELNSNLSGSCKVEEVDEKLLATFSHVCQGDLNPINATIGGVVAQEVMKACSEKFSPIVQWLYFDATECLPENQDSLTEENCKPTGSRYDGQVAVFGNEFQKKLGSLRYFVVGAGAIGCELLKNFAMIGVGASEGGQIYVTDMDLIEKSNLNRQFLFRSHDVQKPKSSSAAAAVKVMNPYANVTAFENRVGPETEQFFDDDFFSKLDGVANALDNVDARIYMDRRCVYYRKPLLESGTLGTKGNVQVVIPHLTESYSSSQDPPEKSIPICTLKNFPNAIEHTLQWARDMFEGLFRQSAESAAQYLVDPKFMERALKLAGSQPLETLESVKRGLVDERPMNFEQCVHWARHHWQEQYHNQIKQLLFNFPPEQLTSSGQPFWSGPKRCPHPLEFDINNSVHMDYVVAAANLKAKIYNIPQTRDREAITKMVEMCVVPEFVPRSGVKIAVSDAEAAAAANNPGLLDDDRLTQLQNDLPPVETLSGLRILPLEFEKDDDTNFHMDFIVAASNLRAENYDIAPADRHKSKLIAGKIIPAIATTTSVVSGLVCIELLKLVQGHTNPELFKNGFINLALPFFGFSEPIAAPKQKYYDREWTLWDRFEVNGEMTLKEFIDYFESEHKLKITMLSQGVCMLYSFFMPQAKRNERMDLGMSEVVKRVSKKKLEPHVKALVFELCCNNLDDEDVEVPYVRYVLPTE; from the exons ATGTCCACTGCTGAGGTGGATCCGTCACCCTCGTCTCCCAGTCCTGCTGCAAAGAGAAGGAAGTTGGAAGATAAGAACGGGAATAGCAGTAACGGCAGCAATCATCACTTGAAAGAAAATCAGCAGCAACCGAAAATGGCAGGAAATGGCAACATCCAAACCATCGATGAGAGCCTCTACTCAAGACAGCTGTATGTACTTGGACATGAGGCCATGCAGAGGATGGCGACATCTGATGTTCTGATCTCTGGTCTTGGTGGTCTTGGAGTAGAAATTGCCAAGAATATTATCCTGGGTGGTGTGAAGTCAGTCACTCTACATGACTCTTCTGTCTGCAAAGCATCTGATCTTTCTTCCCAGTTTTATGTATCTGAAGCTGATATGGAGAAGAACAGAGCAGAGGTTTCTCACAAAAGTTTGGCTGAACTTAACCAGTATGTTCCAGTGGAGACATATACTGGAGAACTAAATAAGGAATTCTTGAAGAAGTTTCGTGTTGTTGTTCTAACAAACTCAAACCTTGAAGAGCAGCTACGTGTCTCGGAAATTGTTCGCAGCTTTGGCAATGCTCTTATCGTCGCCAAAACGCAAGGCTTGTTTGCTCAAGTCTTCTGCGATTTCGGAGAAGATTTCACCATCATCGACACAACCGGAGAAAATCCAGTTTCAGCTATGATTGCTGGTGTAACTAGAGAAGAAACGAGCGTTGTCACATGCTTGGATGAGACAAGGCACGGTTTAGAAGATGGGGATTACGTCACTTTTTCCGAGGTACAAGGCATGGTTGAACTAAATGCCTGCGAACCGAGGAAAATCAAAGTTCTTGGGCCATACACGTTTAGCATTGGAGACACAAGCGCCTTCAATGACTATGTAAGAGGAGGGGTCGTTTCCCAAGTGAAAATGCCCAAACAGATTCACTTCAAACCCTTGCCTGATGCACTCCAAGAACCCGAGTTCTTGATGACGGATTTCGGTAAATTTGATCGTCCTCCGCAACTCCATCTCGCATTTAGGACATTGGATGCGTATGTCAAGAAAGAAGGACGCCTCCCAGCTCCTTGGAGCTGCAAGGACAGTCAACAATTCGTCGATTTAGCTAAGGAACTCAATAGCAACCTAAGTGGTTCCTGTAAGGTAGAAGAAGTGGACGAGAAGCTTCTCGCCACCTTCTCGCATGTCTGTCAGGGAGATTTAAATCCGATAAACGCAACTATTGGTGGAGTTGTGGCTCAGGAAGTGATGAAGGCTTGCAGCGAAAAGTTTTCGCCTATCGTTCAATGGCTTTACTTTGACGCAACCGAATGCCTGCCAGAAAACCAAGATTCTCTGACTGAAGAAAACTGTAAACCTACCGGATCTAGATATGATGGCCAG GTGGCAGTCTTTGGCAATGAGTTCCAGAAAAAGCTAGGATCGCTACGCTACTTCGTGGTTGGTGCTGGAGCCATTGGTTGTGAG CTTCTCAAGAACTTCGCCATGATCGGAGTAGGTGCTAGCGAAGGGGGCCAAATCTACGTAACCGATATGGACTTGATCGAAAAATCCAATCTGAACAGGCAGTTTCTTTTCCGTTCACATGACGTGCAGAAACCCAAATCTAGTTCAGCTGCCGCTGCCGTAAAAGTGATGAACCCATACGCCAACGTTACGGCTTTTGAGAATCGTGTAGGTCCCGAGACGGAGCAATTCTTCGACGATGATTTTTTCTCAAAATTGGACGGTGTTGCCAATGCACTTGACAATGTCGATGCACGCATCTACATGGATCGACGCTGTGTCTACTACCGTAAGCCTCTACTGGAGTCTGGCACGTTGGGTACTAAAGGAAATGTTCAAGTAGTCATTCCTCATCTTACAGAGTCATACAGCTCATCTCAG GACCCTCCAGAGAAGTCTATTCCTATCTGTACGCTGAAGAACTTCCCGAATGCAATTGAACACACGCTTCAATGGGCTCGGGATATGTTTGAAGGCTTGTTCCGTCAGTCAGCTGAAAGCGCCGCTCAATATTTAGTCGATCCTAAATTCATGGAGAGAGCGCTTAAATTAGCTGGATCTCAGCCACTCGAAACACTCGAGTCGGTCAAACGTGGTTTGGTTGACGAGCGACCGATGAATTTCGAGCAGTGCGTTCATTGGGCACGTCATCATTGGCAAGAGCAATATCATAACCAAATTAAGCAGTTGCTGTTTAACTTTCCACCCGAACAGCTGACTTCTTCAG GCCAACCTTTTTGGTCGGGCCCAAAGCGCTGTCCTCATCCACTGGAGTTTGATATCAATAATTCCGTCCATATGGATTATGTGGTTGCGGCTGCCAACttgaaagcaaaaatttaCAACATACCCCAAACACGTGACCGAGAG GCTATTACAAAAATGGTGGAAATGTGCGTCGTACCTGAATTTGTCCCGCGTTCAGGAGTCAAAATTGCCGTGTCAGACGCAGAGGCTGCTGCAGCTGCCAACAATCCAGGCTTGCTTGACGATGATCGTCTTACCCAATTGCAGAATGATTTGCCGCCTGTGGAAACTTTGTCTGGCTTGCGAATTCTTCCTCTAGAATTCGAAAAAGACGATGACACCAATTTCCACATGGACTTCATTGTAGCAGCATCGAATTTGCGAGCAGAGAATTACGATATTGCTCCAGCCGATCGTCACAAGAGCAAACTTATTGCCGGAAAGATTATTCCTGCTATTGCCACAACTACCTCCGTCGTTTCAGGCTTGGTCTGTATCGAACTTCTGAAGTTGGTGCAGGGTCACACCAATCCTGAGTTGTTCAAAAACGGGTTTATCAACTTAGCACTTCCGTTCTTTGGCTTTTCAGAACCGATCGCTGCTCCGAAACAAAAG TATTACGACAGAGAATGGACTTTGTGGGACCGTTTTGAAGTAAACGGCGAAATGACATTAAAGGAGTTTATCGACTACTTTGAAAGCGAGCATAAACTGAAAATTACGATGCTTTCGCAAGGTGTCTGCATGCTATATTCGTTCTTCATGCCCCAGGCTAAGCGCAACGAACGGATGGATCTCGGCATGTCGGAGGTTGTTAAACGCGTCTCAAAGAAGAAACTTGAGCCTCATGTTAAAGCTCTTGTTTTTGAGTTGTGCTGTAACAATCTAGACGATGAAGATGTAGAAGTGCCCTACGTACGTTATGTACTCCCGACCGAATAA
- the LOC130685931 gene encoding ubiquitin carboxyl-terminal hydrolase 28-like, protein MENQGLPTTRVPRYFSIPQSHRVRASNNNPDSRPAGLKNLGSTCWFNVAVQVLYHIPALRQMILELRLPSISLMITPSMEVLVGLQELFISIMYSDRKLIDPTRAVNSIGKLLGQGQGQQDASEFLGIVLSRIREISPPIVESLFIGSSQSMDANCQPHEFMQYTLQVNEDTSLMDLLEVSLKPQLTLLKPESANVLNCNSSMSSEHMKRFFSNIPPVFLIDLSRLISGTDPTQLIRSNHRMTFSSLIFMDRFLQENYKHASKVENIIESMWSSKKEIEQSISSLVMVQEKNTQLQNFYEDYQRIVEQSLVNFHLLRSLHLTWETEIQLKISEYRNKSSQLKQQLDHVRSRELQICRPYQLHAVIVHAGKSDSGHYWVYIWDSQQKHWYHIDDNFTRQVTWDTIVSLSFGGPNQETSAHSLVYIDAPKTYSLLGIKEEYEIGPTDVLRYLKDHTDVRTRHSAYGKSQTIAAVHAAITAHGPQPIEPFALLFRALDSERQRLFAVCQESTGQNGEEGRLLHFGVYLLANQVEFEPFVYWSLLQHFSSFALLVEEGSSRCCTAARRTLAFVECSTTQEQKKLFIQWNTAYYQFRLIIRHVMNGITHVFSRNFSAAVPLAVKSLYLHHCLMNSSLGGPAMSVNPRIIHALIEKSVTALSEELLESDIEAVVDLACSVLFDAVINWCEYADANYLEAARCSSRRIADNWNRKMKHYFSHPVECASASSMQTFEEVQRKLLKVESVLNHEKGNPTPFDFKGHIPESPEDGEKLALKWKQMWLICTEQNILGP, encoded by the exons ATGGAGAATCAAGGTTTGCCAACTACACGAGTACCTCGCTATTTTAGTATTCCACAATCCCATCGAGTACGTGCATCTAATAACAACCCTGACAGCAGACCAGCTGGTCTAAAAAATTTAGGTTCCACATGTTGGTTCAATGTTGCTGTTCAAGTTTTATATCACATTCCTGCATTGAGACAAATGATCTTAGAGCTTAGATTACCTTCTATTTCTTTGATGATAACCCCATCAATGGAAGTTTTAGTTGGCCTTCAAGAACTTTTTATCTCAATCATGTACTCTGATAGAAAATTGATAGATCCTACAAGAGCAGTGAATTCAATTGGTAAATTACTTGGACAAGGCCAAGGGCAGCAAGATGCCAGTGAATTTTTAGGAATTGTGCTGAGTAGGATAAGAGAAATCAGCCCTCCCATCGTTGAAAGTTTATTTATTGGATCTTCCCAATCCATGGATGCAAACTGTCAGCCACATGAATTTATGCAGTACACTCTTCAAGTGAATGAAGATACCAGTTTAATGGACTTACTGGAAGTTTCCCTTAAGCCTCAGCTAACATTATTGAAACCAGAATCAGCTAACGTTCTAAATTGCAATTCTAGCATGTCATCTGAACATATGAAACGATTCTTTTCTAACATACCCCCggtgtttttaattgatttatcTCGTCTCATAAGTGGGACTGATCCAACCCAGTTGATCAGATCAAATCACCGAATGACATTTTCGTCGCTAATTTTTATGGATCGCTTTTTGCAAGAAAATTATAAACATGCATCGAAAGTAGAAAACATTATTGAAAGTATGTGgtcatcaaaaaaagaaattgaacaaAGCATTAGCTCACTGGTAATGGTACAGGAAAAGAATACCCAACTTCAAAATTTTTACGAGGATTACCAAAGAATCGTAGAACAGTCCTTGGTCAACTTCCATCTTTTACGTTCGCTACATCTTACGTGGGAAACTGAAATTCAGTTGAAAATCAGCGAATACCGTAACAAGTCGAGCCAACTGAAACAGCAGTTGGATCATGTACGCAGCCGCGAACTACAAATCTGTCGTCCTTACCAACTGCACGCTGTGATAGTGCATGCTGGAAAGTCTGACAGTGGGCATTATTGGGTTTATATCTGGGATAGTCAGCAAAAGCATTGGTATCATATTGACGACAATTTTACCCGTCAAGTTACGTGGGATACCATCGTGAGTTTGTCATTTGGTGGGCCTAATCAAGAAACTAGCGCCCATTCTCTTGTTTACATTGATGCACCAAAAACTTATTCCCTTTTGg gTATTAAGGAAGAATATGAAATTGGACCTACCGATGTATTACGTTATTTAAAAGATCACACCGACGTACGAACTCGCCATTCCGCATACGGCAAAAGCCAAACCATTGCAGCCGTCCACGCAGCAATTACGGCACATGGACCACAACCGATAGAGCCGTTTGCTCTACTTTTTCGC GCTTTAGACAGTGAACGCCAAAGATTATTTGCGGTTTGCCAGGAATCCACCGGTCAAAATGGTGAAGAGGGTCGACTACTTCACTTTGGAGTGTACTTGCTTGCGAATCAAGTAGAATTTGAGCCTTTCGTCTATTGGTCATTATTGCAGCATTTTTCAAGCTTTGCACTGCTGGTTGAAGAAGG ATCGAGTCGTTGCTGTACAGCTGCGCGACGTACGCTAGCGTTTGTTGAATGCTCAACAACTCAGGAACAGAAAAAGTTGTTCATACAATGGAATACGGCGTATTATCAGTTTCGCCTCATAATTCGTCACGTGATGAATGGAATAACTCATGTTTTTAGTCGCAA CTTTTCAGCTGCCGTTCCTCTGGCTGTTAAATCGTTGTACCTGCATCATTGCCTGATGAATAGCTCATTAGGAGGACCAGCAATGAGTGTGAACCCCCGAATTATACATGCGCTAATTGAGAAATCAGTGAcg GCTCTCAGTGAAGAATTGTTGGAAAGCGATATAGAAGCAGTTGTCGATCTAGCTTGCTCAGTCCTTTTCGATGCAGTTATAAACTGGTGCGAATATGCTGATGCCAATTATCTAGAAG CTGCCAGATGCTCTTCACGTCGTATAGCTGATAACTGGAACcggaaaatgaaacattaCTTTAGTCATCCTGTGGAGTGTGCGTCCGCTTCCAGTATGCAAACATTTGAAGAAGTTCAACGAAAACTGCTCAAAGTAGAGTCGGTGCTCAATCACGAAAAAGGCAACCCAACTCCGTTTGATTTCAAAGGTCATATACCTGAAAGCCCCGAAGATGGTGAGAAATTAGCTctcaaatggaaacaaatgTGGCTTATCTGCACAGAGCAGAACATTTTAGGACCATAA
- the LOC130685962 gene encoding isocitrate dehydrogenase [NADP] cytoplasmic-like, whose amino-acid sequence MEKINAGPVVDILGDEMTRVIWDIIKDKLILPFLDIELHTFDLGMENRDATDDQVTIDCAEAIKKYNVGIKCATITPDEKRVEEFNLKKMWKSPNGTLRNILGGTVFREPIICKNIPRLVTGWTAPIIIGRHAHADQYRATDFLIPGAGQLEIKWTAADGSTSIVHTVNDFVGAGVAIGMYNTDDSIRDFAHSSLQYALQREYPLYLSTKNTILKKYDGRFKDIFQEIYDKEYKPLYEAKKIWYEHRLIDDMVAYAMKSEGGFVWACKNYDGDVQSDSVAQGYGSLGMMTSVLVCPDGKTVEAEAAHGTVTRHYRMHQQGKETSTNPIASIFAWTRGLEHRAKLDNNEPLKRFCSALESVCVETIEAGFMTKDLAICIKGMNGVTRGDYLNTFEFMDKLAENLKIKLA is encoded by the exons atggaaaaaataaatg CCGGCCCAGTTGTTGATATCCTCGGCGATGAGATGACGCGTGTAATTTGGGATATAATAAAAGACAAGTTGATTCTGCCATTTTTGGATATTGAACTCCACAC ATTTGATCTTGGCATGGAAAACCGAGATGCCACCGATGACCAGGTCACCATTGATTGCGCCGAAGccattaaaaaatataatgttGGAATTAAGTGTGCGACCATTACACCTGATGAGAAGCGAGTTGAAG AATTTAATTTGAAGAAGATGTGGAAATCTCCTAACGGCACGTTGAGAAACATCCTTGGTGGAACTGTTTTTAGGGAACCTATTATTTGCAAGAACATTCCTCGTTTAGTTACAGGTTGGACCGCCCCCATTATCATTGGCCGTCACGCCCATGCTGATCAA TACAGAGCGACCGATTTTCTAATTCCTGGAGCAGGCCAATTGGAAATTAAATGGACAGCTGCTGATGGCTCAACGAGCATAGTGCACACTGTTAATGACTTTGTAGGTGCCGGAGTTGCCATCGGAATGTATAATACTGATGACTCAATTAG GGATTTTGCACATTCTTCTTTGCAATACGCTCTACAGCGAGAATATCCGTTGTATCTTAGTACCAAAAATACCATCTTGAAGAAGTATGATGGCCGATTCAAAGACATATTCCAAGAGATCTACGATAA agAATATAAACCGTTGTATGAAGCAAAGAAGATCTGGTACGAGCATCGCCTAATTGATGATATGGTTGCTTATGCTATGAAATCAGAAGGCGGTTTCGTCTGGGCCTGCAAAAACTACGATGGTGATGTCCAGTCTGATTCCGTTGCTCAAGGATATG gaTCTCTTGGAATGATGACATCCGTTCTGGTGTGTCCGGATGGCAAGACGGTCGAGGCTGAAGCTGCTCATGGTACGGTGACCCGTCACTACCGTATGCATCAACAAGGGAAAGAAACCTCTACTAATCCAATTG CTTCAATTTTTGCCTGGACGCGGGGACTTGAGCATCGCGCAAAATTGGACAATAATGAGCCTCTGAAACGGTTTTGTAGCGCATTAGAAAGTGTGTGCGTCGAGACAATTGAAGCAGGATTCATGACCAAAGATTTGGCCATTTGCATCAAAGGAATGAATgg CGTAACCCGAGGTGACTATCTGAATACCTTCGAGTTCATGGATAAATTGGCTGAGAATCTAAAGATCAAACTGGCGTGA
- the LOC130685989 gene encoding beta-parvin-like: MSSPSRPKSPHGVTPKKDDKEESFWDKIGTLGRKKKIKEVQEVQEEGKNAIDSPGNPMAPSLPPEEYALEENEERSMVEPRSMEDVKLKALIAVLVDWINDELAEHRMIVQNVDEDLYDGQVLQKLLEKLTGQKLDVPEVTQSEENQKQKLRTVLAYANRVLGLARTSTARWSVESIHSKTLVSILHLLVSLARQFRAPIRLPENVVVNVVVVTKKDGVLSHRIVAEEITSTYDDLGVRCERDAFDTLFDHAPDKLQVVKKSLVTFVNKQLNKIHLEVTDLDTQFHDGVYLTLLMGMLEGYFVPLHEFFLTPKDFDQKVHNVAFAFELMQDSGLPKPKARPEDIVNLDLKSTLRVLYNLFTKYKHVN; this comes from the exons ATGTCTTCTCCGTCCCGCCCGAAATCTCCGCACGGAGTTACACCAAAGAAAGATGACAAGGAAGAAAGTTTTTGGGACAAAATTGGAActttaggaagaaaaaagaagattaaaGAAG TGCAAGAAGTtcaagaagaaggaaaaaatgcCATTGATTCTCCAGGAAACCCTATGGCTCCCTCCTTGCCACCTGAAGAATATGCCCTCG aagaaaatgaagaaagatcAATGGTGGAACCAAGGTCTATGGAAGATGTAAAATTGAAAGCATTAATTGCTGTCCTTGTCGACTGGATCAATGATGAACTTGCCGAACATAGGATGATTGTTCAAAACGTTGATGAAGATCTATATGATGGACAAGTACTCCAGAAACTTCTAG AAAAACTTACTGGACAAAAGCTAGATGTACCTGAAGTAACTCAGTCAGAAGAGaatcagaaacaaaaactaagGACTGTACTTGCCTATGCAAACAGA GTTCTAGGTCTAGCTCGGACTTCAACAGCACGTTGGAGCGTGGAAAGCATCCATTCAAAAACATTAGTTTCTATCCTTCATCTTCTGGTATCTTTGGCCCGCCAGTTTCGGGCACCCATTCGCCTGCCGGAAAATGTCGTCGTGAACGTGGTAGTTGTTACCAAAAAAGACGGAGTTCTTAGCCACCGCATTGTCGCCGAAGAAATTACATCTACCTATGATGATCTTGGTGTACGTTGTGAAAGAGATGCCTTTGACACGTTATTTGATCACGCGCCTGATAAACTTCAG GTTGTGAAAAAATCTCTTGTGACTTTTGTAAACAAGCAACTCAATAAGATCCATCTGGAAGTGACGGATTTAGACACCCAATTCCATGATGGCGTTTATCTCACGCTGTTAATGGGGATGTTAGAAGGATATTTTGTGCCTCTTCACGAATTTTTCCTTACGCCAAAAGATTTTGATCAAAAAGTTCACAACGTTGCCTTTGCATTTGAGCTAATGCAAGATTCAGGTCTACCAAAGCCTAAAGCTCGTCCTGAAG atATAGTTAACCTTGATCTGAAATCAACCCTTCGTGTCCTCTATAACCTCTTCACAAAATATAAACACGTTAATTAG